A window of Paenibacillus polygoni contains these coding sequences:
- a CDS encoding carbohydrate ABC transporter permease — MMFFSKITGSRPRPLSSGTNLRKKTPSIPSLLANLLLIFLALLFLFPFYWIVTGAFKVQNVAVAIPPQWFPEEPTLDNFRALFKNPVWRWGFNSFFVASSEMIGVCLTASMAGYVLAKKMFPGRKFIFILFVSAMALPKQVILVPLFTMLADLNWIDTYKGLILPAIGWPFGVFLMKQFAQTIPSELMEAAKIDGCSEIRLFATIILPLLKPALGALAIFTFINAWNDYFSQLIITRSTPMMTLPLGLATLQGEYTTPYGVLMAGAALASLPMITIFLLFQKAFTQGITMGAVKG, encoded by the coding sequence ATGATGTTTTTCTCGAAAATTACAGGATCCCGTCCAAGACCATTATCAAGCGGAACAAATCTGAGAAAAAAGACGCCCAGTATCCCTTCCCTTCTTGCTAATCTGCTGCTCATTTTTTTGGCACTATTGTTTCTGTTTCCATTTTACTGGATTGTCACTGGTGCATTTAAGGTACAAAATGTAGCGGTTGCCATACCGCCTCAGTGGTTTCCAGAAGAACCGACACTTGATAATTTCAGAGCCCTCTTCAAGAATCCGGTATGGCGCTGGGGATTCAATAGTTTTTTTGTAGCATCCTCCGAAATGATTGGGGTTTGCTTAACGGCATCCATGGCAGGATATGTGCTGGCAAAAAAGATGTTTCCTGGACGGAAATTTATTTTTATTCTGTTTGTATCTGCGATGGCACTTCCTAAGCAGGTAATTCTTGTACCGCTGTTTACGATGTTAGCCGATTTGAACTGGATTGATACGTATAAGGGCCTTATCTTACCCGCCATTGGGTGGCCGTTCGGTGTCTTTCTGATGAAACAATTCGCACAGACGATTCCTTCTGAATTAATGGAAGCAGCCAAAATCGATGGATGCTCCGAAATTCGATTGTTTGCAACGATTATTCTGCCGCTGCTGAAACCTGCACTTGGAGCACTGGCCATCTTCACTTTTATTAACGCGTGGAATGATTATTTCAGTCAGCTGATTATCACAAGATCCACACCGATGATGACCCTTCCTTTAGGTCTTGCGACTCTTCAAGGCGAATATACAACCCCTTATGGAGTACTGATGGCAGGAGCCGCACTAGCTTCCCTTCCGATGATTACGATCTTTCTCTTATTTCAAAAAGCATTTACGCAAGGGATTACGATGGGGGCAGTGAAAGGATAA
- a CDS encoding extracellular solute-binding protein — MIAVKKRITGFISVLLMVSMIAACSPNQEGGTSTPNSGEKGNTAEKPADTNKPVEITWWNFPTYQALDGEVGKYEKQLIEAFNQKHPEIKVNLEMITYDGGPEKLNVAIATNSAPDVIYDAPGRIIDWAKKDLLAPLDDMVTDEIKNDIAPAFWKQSVVDETIYMYPINTAPFMMAVNKTVFEKIGALDLLPLDKPDRTWTFDEYKKALEAVKEKAPDVIPSGFYAKSQAGDQGTRGYLANLGISRFLNEEGSAVAINTKEAGAALDWLVQAEKDGLVISGSASLAAADVNDLFLQGKLAFSINYSAVLRAQNAPLKQAEFEDVLLPYPTLDGSEPKLEPYLGGMAIFNNDDEAKITASKTFIDFVANDPEWGKKSLIQTGGLSVRNSITGLYDDSEYEYSELARKFVTDPPTIADGYAEVRTFWFPELQRALLGAASGEEALNTFATKANEAITKAKAATAK, encoded by the coding sequence ATGATCGCTGTAAAGAAACGGATCACTGGTTTTATTTCCGTACTTCTCATGGTTTCTATGATAGCTGCTTGTAGTCCAAATCAAGAAGGTGGAACATCCACCCCAAACAGCGGGGAGAAAGGGAACACAGCAGAAAAACCGGCAGATACAAATAAACCGGTAGAGATTACATGGTGGAATTTCCCTACATATCAAGCCCTTGACGGGGAAGTAGGGAAGTACGAGAAACAGTTAATTGAGGCCTTTAATCAAAAACATCCTGAAATTAAAGTGAATCTCGAGATGATTACCTATGATGGAGGACCAGAGAAACTGAATGTAGCGATCGCCACAAACTCCGCGCCGGATGTAATCTATGATGCGCCAGGCCGAATTATTGACTGGGCGAAAAAAGACTTACTTGCTCCGCTGGATGACATGGTTACAGATGAAATCAAAAATGACATTGCCCCTGCATTTTGGAAGCAGTCAGTAGTAGATGAAACCATTTATATGTATCCAATAAATACGGCTCCTTTTATGATGGCTGTCAACAAGACTGTCTTTGAGAAAATCGGAGCACTTGATCTTCTTCCCTTAGATAAACCGGATCGCACCTGGACATTTGATGAATATAAGAAAGCTCTTGAGGCAGTAAAAGAAAAAGCACCGGACGTCATTCCTTCCGGATTCTATGCAAAAAGCCAAGCAGGAGACCAAGGAACACGCGGTTACCTTGCAAACCTTGGTATTTCCAGATTTCTGAATGAAGAGGGAAGTGCGGTGGCTATTAATACGAAGGAAGCAGGAGCTGCGCTGGACTGGCTTGTACAGGCGGAGAAAGACGGATTAGTCATATCAGGATCGGCATCACTTGCTGCTGCAGACGTCAATGATTTGTTCTTGCAAGGAAAACTTGCTTTCAGTATTAACTATTCCGCTGTACTTAGAGCACAGAATGCTCCGTTAAAACAAGCAGAGTTTGAAGATGTTCTTCTTCCTTATCCAACACTGGATGGAAGCGAGCCAAAGCTCGAACCTTATCTTGGAGGTATGGCGATCTTTAATAATGATGATGAAGCTAAGATTACTGCTTCCAAAACATTCATTGATTTTGTCGCGAATGACCCGGAATGGGGTAAAAAAAGCTTAATTCAGACAGGCGGTTTGTCGGTTCGGAATTCTATCACTGGATTATATGACGATTCAGAATATGAATACTCCGAGCTTGCACGGAAATTTGTGACAGATCCGCCGACCATTGCAGATGGTTATGCCGAAGTTCGTACGTTCTGGTTCCCAGAATTACAACGTGCTCTATTAGGTGCAGCTAGCGGCGAAGAAGCATTAAACACATTTGCAACCAAAGCGAATGAAGCGATTACAAAAGCCAAAGCAGCTACAGCAAAATAA
- a CDS encoding ABC transporter ATP-binding protein, whose translation MPKEMTKEKKVSMTWLFQYLRPVKGRLVILLVMLLVSTGLQLISPQIIKRFIDTAAAGGVLTTLIQLAGLFLVVAVLNQVINVAVSYLGNDVSWRATNRLRGDLLKHCLRLDMRFHNLKTPGEMIERVDGDVTSISNFFSMFIVQVIGSFVLLAGILGFMFTVNLPIAIVMTVFTFVSILFMAFIRNLGVGPSKDEREASASLFGLIEERIAGIEDVQANGNVPYVMNRFHQLMRTVFLKGRKAWMIRVIPWNTTVILFALAVTAVLLLGVHYYLIGQISLGTLFLIYQYTQMLNDPIEMLGDQVQEFQKAKSGMLRSRELLSHRSSIVDGEQELLPQGALGLEFEKVSFSYNKDKPVLRNINFTVKPGERLGIIGRTGSGKSSLSRILLRLYNIDSGVIRVGGIDITTLKLPALYRRVGMVTQNVQLFDGSLRDNLTLFDAGVSDGSILKTTEQLGLRKWIDAQPSGLDTHLTAGGSSLSAGEAQLFALTRVFLTKPSLVILDEPSSRLDAATETMLQIAVDQLMEECTGIIIAHRLATLEKADKILVLSDGEIIEFGARKELAQRPNSHYARLLATGTEEELA comes from the coding sequence ATGCCCAAAGAAATGACAAAAGAAAAGAAAGTATCAATGACTTGGTTGTTTCAGTATTTGAGACCCGTAAAAGGCCGATTAGTAATCTTGCTAGTTATGTTACTCGTTTCAACAGGACTGCAGCTCATTAGTCCACAAATTATTAAACGATTTATTGATACGGCAGCAGCTGGAGGTGTACTGACTACACTTATACAGCTGGCAGGTCTATTTTTAGTCGTGGCTGTTCTAAATCAGGTCATAAATGTAGCCGTTAGCTATTTAGGTAACGATGTCTCTTGGCGGGCGACCAACCGACTTCGGGGAGACTTATTGAAGCACTGTTTAAGGCTTGATATGCGGTTTCATAACTTGAAAACGCCTGGTGAGATGATTGAACGCGTGGATGGAGACGTGACGAGTATTTCGAACTTTTTCTCCATGTTTATCGTTCAGGTCATTGGAAGCTTTGTTCTGCTCGCGGGAATTCTCGGGTTCATGTTCACTGTGAATTTGCCTATTGCTATCGTTATGACGGTATTTACCTTTGTTTCGATCTTATTTATGGCGTTCATTCGTAATTTAGGTGTTGGTCCGTCAAAGGATGAGCGTGAGGCAAGTGCTTCCTTATTTGGTCTCATTGAAGAACGAATTGCTGGTATTGAAGATGTGCAAGCGAACGGCAATGTGCCTTACGTGATGAATCGATTTCATCAATTAATGCGGACCGTATTCCTAAAAGGAAGAAAAGCGTGGATGATTCGGGTCATCCCATGGAATACGACGGTGATCTTATTTGCCTTAGCCGTTACTGCGGTGCTGCTGCTTGGCGTACATTACTATTTGATAGGTCAAATCAGTTTGGGTACGCTTTTTCTAATCTACCAGTATACCCAAATGTTAAACGACCCGATTGAGATGCTGGGCGATCAGGTCCAAGAATTTCAAAAAGCAAAGTCTGGTATGCTTCGTTCAAGAGAATTACTATCCCATCGAAGCAGTATTGTGGATGGGGAACAGGAGCTGCTTCCTCAAGGAGCTCTTGGTCTAGAGTTCGAAAAGGTGAGCTTTAGTTATAACAAAGATAAACCTGTGCTCAGAAATATTAACTTTACAGTTAAACCGGGAGAAAGACTTGGCATTATCGGGCGAACAGGCAGCGGAAAATCGAGTCTCAGCCGTATCTTGCTTCGGTTATACAATATAGACAGCGGAGTGATTCGTGTGGGTGGGATCGATATTACTACACTGAAGCTTCCGGCACTCTATCGCAGGGTTGGCATGGTTACACAAAATGTACAGTTGTTCGACGGCTCCCTGCGTGACAATCTAACTTTATTTGATGCAGGTGTGTCTGATGGTTCTATCCTGAAGACGACCGAACAGCTGGGACTTCGCAAATGGATTGATGCACAGCCGAGCGGACTGGATACACATTTGACGGCGGGAGGATCCTCCCTATCAGCAGGGGAAGCACAGCTATTTGCTTTAACGCGTGTCTTTTTAACAAAGCCGAGTCTAGTCATTCTCGATGAGCCTTCTTCTCGGCTGGATGCAGCCACAGAAACGATGCTGCAAATCGCAGTAGATCAACTAATGGAAGAGTGCACCGGCATTATTATTGCACACAGACTGGCTACCTTAGAGAAGGCGGACAAAATTCTAGTGCTAAGCGATGGTGAAATCATAGAGTTTGGGGCACGGAAAGAACTTGCACAGCGTCCAAATTCGCATTATGCAAGACTGCTGGCGACAGGCACAGAGGAGGAACTAGCATGA
- a CDS encoding carbohydrate ABC transporter permease, with protein sequence MNLTFFRNKQYIWRDWIASYLFLLPALAFFSIFVAYPMLKGIYISFFSYTLRDFDFIGFDNYQHLFQDETFGKSMWNTMLIVLIAVPVVVIFSLYVAMMIYQKSEGIRSLFRGIFYLPAVSSVVSITVVWASIYHTNYGILNYLTSLFGMEPINWLGDTRTALLAIIAVLITTSVGQPIILYVASLGNIPKSYIEAAQMDRANSWQIFKNILWPMLMPTNLYIIVITTINTFQVFAIIQLLTSGGPMYATSTVMYGVYEQAFKLGNFGIAAAMGVILAIVIGAISFIQFKYLGSDVEY encoded by the coding sequence ATGAATCTTACATTCTTTCGAAATAAGCAGTACATATGGCGGGACTGGATCGCAAGTTATTTGTTTTTACTCCCGGCACTAGCATTTTTTAGTATATTTGTTGCTTATCCAATGCTGAAAGGGATCTACATCAGCTTTTTCTCCTATACACTTCGTGACTTTGATTTTATAGGGTTTGATAATTACCAGCATCTTTTCCAGGACGAAACATTCGGTAAATCGATGTGGAACACAATGCTTATCGTCTTAATCGCCGTCCCCGTTGTCGTCATCTTTTCTCTCTATGTAGCCATGATGATTTATCAAAAATCAGAAGGGATACGTTCCCTATTCAGAGGGATCTTTTATCTACCCGCTGTTTCCTCTGTTGTCAGTATTACAGTTGTCTGGGCATCGATCTACCATACCAATTATGGAATACTTAACTACCTTACAAGCCTATTTGGAATGGAACCTATAAACTGGCTGGGTGATACACGAACAGCACTTCTAGCTATTATAGCAGTTCTGATAACAACGTCAGTTGGACAACCGATTATCCTGTATGTCGCATCACTCGGTAATATTCCGAAATCTTATATTGAAGCTGCGCAAATGGACCGGGCAAACAGCTGGCAAATATTTAAAAACATATTGTGGCCCATGCTGATGCCAACGAACTTGTACATTATCGTCATTACCACAATCAATACGTTCCAGGTATTTGCGATTATTCAATTGCTAACCTCCGGTGGTCCGATGTACGCGACATCTACCGTGATGTACGGAGTATATGAGCAAGCCTTTAAATTAGGTAATTTCGGGATTGCAGCCGCAATGGGCGTTATTCTTGCTATCGTCATCGGTGCCATTTCATTTATTCAGTTTAAATATCTCGGCAGTGATGTTGAGTACTAG
- a CDS encoding N-acetylmannosamine-6-phosphate 2-epimerase, with amino-acid sequence MSINNHVLQNVKGKLIVSCQALPEEPLHSPYIMGRMAYAAYLGGAAGIRANSVEDIEEIKKQVLLPIIGIIKKVYSGFDVFITPTRNEVDALVKTGVDIIALDATDRVRPDGTTITQIFPELRKEYPNQLFMADCSTYEEGVQAEKLGFDCVGTTLSGYTDATKGRQLPDYAMAEILVRDLTIPVIAEGGISTPEELCRLFDLGIHTAVVGSAITRPYEITKRFVHSIRQSYPPLAGNQ; translated from the coding sequence ATGTCCATTAATAATCATGTACTCCAAAACGTAAAAGGGAAGTTAATTGTGTCATGTCAAGCACTTCCAGAGGAACCGCTTCACAGTCCGTATATTATGGGGAGAATGGCATATGCAGCCTATCTCGGCGGAGCAGCGGGGATTCGTGCGAACAGTGTAGAGGATATTGAAGAGATTAAGAAACAAGTCCTATTACCGATCATTGGAATTATAAAAAAAGTGTATAGCGGTTTCGATGTATTTATTACTCCTACACGAAATGAAGTCGATGCTTTAGTAAAGACAGGTGTGGATATCATAGCCCTCGATGCTACTGACCGAGTGAGACCGGACGGCACAACCATCACTCAGATCTTTCCAGAACTTAGAAAGGAATATCCGAATCAGCTTTTTATGGCAGATTGTTCTACTTACGAAGAAGGGGTTCAAGCAGAGAAACTTGGATTTGATTGTGTAGGGACAACACTTAGCGGATATACAGATGCAACCAAAGGACGGCAACTTCCTGATTATGCAATGGCTGAAATCTTGGTAAGAGACCTTACCATTCCCGTGATTGCAGAGGGCGGGATTTCCACTCCTGAGGAACTTTGCCGTTTATTCGACCTCGGTATTCATACTGCCGTCGTAGGCTCTGCTATAACGAGACCTTATGAGATCACCAAGCGATTTGTACACTCCATTCGGCAAAGTTATCCCCCTCTTGCAGGAAACCAGTAA
- a CDS encoding dihydrodipicolinate synthase family protein, translating into MTTTFDLSKFKGIIPAFYACYDEKGQISQERTYTLCDYYLQKQVHGVYVGGSSGECIYHNLEERKAVLTFVADRLKGKMTLIAHVGAPSTRDSILLAEHAASLGYDALSAIPPIYFTLPDHAVSRYWNDIIEATSLPFLIYNIPQTTGYTLRTSLYKELLKNKKVIGVKNSSMPTFDIERFKRTGGQDSIVFNGPDEQFVAGRIMGADGGIGGTYGAMPELFLIADQYIEQGKFREATQIQSEINEIITALCSLDGSMYAGIKEVLRRRGVNIGGVRLPLAGITVQDSTRINEIISLLQQAESRFTSERNN; encoded by the coding sequence ATGACAACCACGTTTGATTTGTCGAAATTCAAAGGGATTATTCCTGCTTTTTATGCTTGCTATGACGAAAAAGGTCAAATATCGCAGGAGCGTACTTACACTTTATGTGACTATTATCTTCAGAAACAAGTGCACGGTGTATATGTTGGGGGCAGCTCAGGAGAATGCATTTATCATAATTTAGAAGAGCGTAAAGCGGTACTAACTTTTGTTGCCGACCGTTTGAAAGGGAAAATGACGTTAATCGCTCATGTAGGTGCGCCTTCTACAAGAGACAGTATTCTACTTGCAGAGCATGCAGCTTCCCTTGGTTATGATGCTCTATCTGCGATTCCGCCTATCTATTTCACTCTTCCAGATCATGCAGTTTCCCGCTATTGGAACGATATTATTGAGGCGACATCACTTCCTTTTCTAATCTACAACATCCCTCAGACGACGGGTTATACGTTACGTACTTCTCTCTATAAGGAGCTTCTGAAAAATAAAAAAGTGATCGGAGTCAAAAATTCATCGATGCCTACTTTCGATATTGAGCGATTTAAAAGAACGGGGGGGCAAGATTCCATTGTCTTTAATGGTCCGGACGAACAGTTTGTAGCAGGCAGAATCATGGGGGCTGACGGAGGAATTGGAGGGACATACGGAGCGATGCCGGAGCTCTTCCTTATAGCGGATCAGTATATTGAACAAGGAAAATTCAGAGAAGCAACACAGATCCAGAGCGAAATTAATGAGATCATTACGGCACTTTGTTCCTTGGATGGTTCGATGTACGCAGGTATTAAAGAAGTGCTCCGAAGAAGGGGAGTTAATATCGGAGGCGTTAGACTTCCGCTTGCAGGAATCACAGTACAGGATAGTACTCGAATTAATGAGATCATCTCGCTCCTGCAACAAGCAGAAAGCCGGTTTACTTCAGAACGTAACAACTAA
- a CDS encoding response regulator, translating into MCKLLIVEDEWIIRTGLRQYFPWQELGVNDIYEAENGADGLQLALEVRPDLIISDIRMPEMNGLEMIEQLRPLLPDTFFIILTGYNEFDYAKQAIRLGHIQDYLLKPLEYEESMRSVQNTVQFIQAKKEEQKKRLMLVEEQNKWNQSELIKQLLDSNFDKKLPDKPFSLSYPLESEHAMYIPIVSTHIAPYGSLSLPDLNWTGEMLQFIADHIPIVPICLEEHSSPLLSYLHQNRLYVIVCCQHVNPNDHNLAAALKKVNQGQTHKTYISIGHPSSSLYEMGEHFRYTEELLLLRYSERETYFFSPNSNSSHPKAEFSAIRLDGMEKVQLMTTLEQKDTTALRKLILNFSHRTYQLNLRGNSRQWLIFLQEVISLILRYTDHHHPLSSEIYSEQLIKLRFIEDFQTSEQLFTWLADWAEQIISNPEQSGSSGLSETNDTYIFLEIEKFMKQHLDHDLSLQMVAERFFYNPSYLSRLFKTKLNKNYMTYVTELRIGYAKECLKDPSLLISDVSLMCGYKSYKHFVKTFRSITHMTPTDYRKRIGM; encoded by the coding sequence ATGTGTAAGCTGCTTATAGTGGAAGATGAATGGATCATACGAACCGGACTGAGGCAGTATTTTCCGTGGCAGGAACTAGGCGTTAACGACATTTATGAAGCTGAAAACGGAGCAGATGGATTACAACTTGCACTTGAAGTGAGACCCGATCTTATCATTAGTGATATTCGGATGCCTGAAATGAACGGACTTGAGATGATTGAGCAGCTGCGTCCGCTTCTGCCTGATACTTTTTTTATCATCCTAACGGGGTATAACGAATTCGATTACGCGAAGCAGGCCATTCGCCTCGGTCATATTCAGGATTATTTGCTGAAACCGCTGGAGTACGAGGAGAGCATGAGATCAGTCCAGAATACAGTCCAGTTCATTCAAGCGAAAAAAGAGGAGCAGAAGAAGAGATTAATGCTAGTGGAGGAACAAAACAAATGGAATCAGAGTGAACTTATAAAACAGTTATTAGATTCTAACTTTGATAAAAAATTGCCTGACAAACCGTTTTCTTTGTCCTATCCATTAGAATCTGAGCATGCGATGTACATTCCCATTGTCAGTACCCACATTGCTCCCTATGGAAGCCTGTCCTTACCGGATCTAAATTGGACCGGTGAAATGTTACAATTCATTGCAGATCATATACCGATCGTTCCAATATGCTTGGAGGAACATTCTTCCCCCCTACTCTCGTACCTCCATCAGAACCGATTATATGTGATTGTTTGTTGTCAGCATGTGAACCCGAACGATCACAACCTTGCTGCAGCGCTGAAAAAGGTAAATCAAGGTCAAACACATAAAACGTATATTTCTATTGGGCATCCCTCGTCCTCCCTGTACGAGATGGGAGAACATTTTAGATATACGGAGGAATTGTTGTTACTTCGTTACTCCGAGCGGGAAACCTACTTCTTCTCTCCTAACTCAAATTCTTCTCATCCAAAAGCAGAGTTTTCGGCCATAAGACTGGATGGAATGGAGAAAGTACAACTCATGACCACACTCGAACAAAAAGATACAACGGCTCTTCGTAAGCTTATTCTCAATTTCTCTCATCGTACTTATCAACTGAACTTAAGGGGAAATTCGCGTCAATGGCTCATTTTTCTTCAAGAGGTCATTAGCTTAATCCTGCGCTATACGGATCATCATCATCCGTTGTCCTCCGAAATCTATAGTGAACAATTGATTAAACTACGCTTTATAGAAGATTTCCAAACTTCAGAGCAGTTGTTTACCTGGCTAGCCGATTGGGCAGAGCAGATTATTTCTAATCCAGAACAGAGTGGCAGCAGCGGCCTGTCCGAAACGAACGATACGTACATCTTTTTAGAGATCGAAAAGTTTATGAAGCAGCATTTGGATCATGATCTCTCACTTCAGATGGTCGCAGAGCGATTTTTCTATAACCCTTCTTACCTAAGCCGATTATTCAAAACAAAATTAAATAAAAACTATATGACTTACGTTACGGAACTTCGTATCGGATACGCCAAAGAATGTCTGAAAGACCCTAGTCTTCTCATCAGCGATGTTAGTCTGATGTGTGGGTACAAAAGTTACAAGCATTTTGTAAAAACATTTCGCAGTATTACTCACATGACACCAACCGACTATCGCAAACGAATAGGGATGTGA
- a CDS encoding ROK family protein: protein MNILACDIGGTTIKLGLCSSLGEITEYKEYAAEAFKGGMYIIEQVMDYMSAYEGYEAIGISTAGQVNPQDGSILYANPNIPNYTGVRIKDILEGRFDKPVKVENDVNAAALGEAWIGAGRSFTDFICLTFGTGIGGAIVMQGEIYKGMNGTAGEFGHMLLYPINDIDAKWDSMYENAASTKILVQKAQVIDPKIIDGRMLFSRIDAGEVELLSLLEKWEKEVSRGVATLIHIFNPPAVIVGGGIMEQSWLVKRIEKSTREMLLDSFQHTPILPAELGNKAALMGAASLYHRYSRAE from the coding sequence ATGAACATACTGGCATGTGATATCGGAGGTACTACAATTAAGCTTGGGCTTTGCAGCTCTCTAGGCGAAATAACAGAGTATAAGGAATATGCAGCGGAAGCTTTTAAAGGCGGCATGTATATTATCGAACAGGTAATGGATTATATGTCGGCTTACGAGGGATATGAAGCGATTGGGATCAGTACTGCCGGGCAAGTTAATCCCCAAGATGGATCCATCTTGTACGCTAACCCGAATATACCGAATTATACCGGTGTACGGATAAAAGATATCCTTGAAGGTCGATTTGATAAACCAGTGAAGGTTGAAAATGATGTGAATGCAGCAGCTTTAGGCGAAGCTTGGATAGGAGCAGGACGTTCATTTACAGATTTTATATGTCTTACGTTCGGTACCGGTATCGGGGGAGCAATTGTAATGCAGGGTGAGATCTATAAGGGGATGAATGGAACGGCTGGTGAGTTTGGACATATGCTTCTGTATCCTATTAATGATATAGATGCGAAGTGGGATAGCATGTATGAAAACGCTGCCTCGACTAAAATACTTGTCCAAAAAGCACAGGTTATTGATCCCAAAATCATAGATGGAAGAATGTTATTCTCTCGAATAGATGCTGGGGAAGTGGAACTTCTCTCTCTATTGGAAAAATGGGAAAAAGAAGTTTCAAGAGGGGTAGCAACGCTCATTCATATTTTTAATCCGCCTGCTGTTATTGTGGGTGGAGGCATTATGGAACAGTCCTGGCTCGTTAAACGGATAGAAAAAAGTACACGAGAGATGCTTTTAGATAGTTTTCAACATACGCCGATCCTTCCTGCGGAACTCGGAAATAAGGCAGCTCTGATGGGAGCAGCATCTCTGTATCATAGGTATTCTAGGGCCGAGTAA